One segment of Belonocnema kinseyi isolate 2016_QV_RU_SX_M_011 chromosome 7, B_treatae_v1, whole genome shotgun sequence DNA contains the following:
- the LOC117176595 gene encoding rhamnogalacturonate lyase-like, protein MPGFLKYQYHIIMEKGISGIYNYEKVTNNKDQPLTFGATSTVYRFNPRTMNQATNSVQQGILSNNDELMNSRLVQDTTWQLADSTYYTKYDYAGYIRNSPYVRVFGNGCGAWLISASREYHSDCPLKQDLLVHQDALIANYMTEGHFATPAVTAPVGWSKIYGPWLLYFNEGMDDEMRADAIRQSKMEQDHWPYKWMNETCYPLKRGELRGQIASPIRSMVVLSSSLTEEFDRQTFGFSYPTETNVNGDFKPNRIRPGTYKLTTYPIEGYGIGFQSEKLINITQGKNRVTVDLSVPTEVKWSIGETNRRSGSYQYCNEERSYIWHTLPPADLQFEIGKCEIHTDWYYAQTKPGAWTIRYKDSLNGKNRVLRIGIAAPSYNKGSPILAVDVNDNLINEFHYRNDQSIYRSAPQSGNFHSENIIIPGDLVTEGDNLISLTIRQGSVMYDSINLSDNQF, encoded by the coding sequence ATGCCAGGATTTCTCAAGTACCAATATCACATCATAATGGAAAAGGGAATCAGTGGTATTTATAACTATGAGAAAGTCACAAATAATAAAGATCAGCCGCTAACATTTGGTGCAACGAGTACCGTTTATCGATTTAATCCCAGAACCATGAACCAGGCCACCAATAGTGTACAGCAGGGCATTTTATCAAATAATGATGAGTTGATGAATTCAAGGCTAGTTCAGGACACTACATGGCAACTTGCTGATAGTACTTACTATACGAAGTACGATTATGCCGGGTATATTCGAAATTCACCGTACGTTAGAGTATTTGGAAATGGGTGTGGTGCATGGTTGATTTCTGCTAGTCGGGAATACCACTCTGATTGTCCTCTAAAACAAGACCTTCTGGTTCATCAGGATGCTCTCATAGCCAACTATATGACTGAAGGCCATTTTGCTACACCAGCTGTGACTGCTCCAGTAGGATGGTCAAAGATTTATGGTCCCTGGCTGCTTTACTTCAATGAAGGAATGGATGATGAGATGAGAGCAGATGCAATTCGTCAGAGTAAAATGGAACAGGATCATTGGCCTTATAAGTGGATGAATGAAACTTGTTATCCACTAAAAAGAGGTGAGCTGAGAGGACAGATTGCTAGCCCTATTCGAAGCATGGTTGTGCTTTCATCTTCCTTAACAGAAGAGTTTGACCGACAAACGTTTGGATTTTCTTACCCTACTGAAACGAACGTAAATGGTGACTTTAAACCTAATCGTATCAGGCCTGGAACATATAAGTTAACGACATATCCCATAGAAGGTTATGGCATTGGTTTCCAGTCagaaaaactaataaatattacTCAAGGAAAGAACAGAGTCACCGTGGATTTATCGGTTCCCACGGAAGTAAAGTGGTCTATTGGAGAAACAAACAGGCGATCAGGCTCATATCAATATTGTAATGAAGAACGAAGTTATATCTGGCATACGTTGCCACCAGCGGATCTACAATTCGAGATTGGCAAATGCGAGATCCATACAGACTGGTATTATGCACAAACGAAACCGGGAGCTTGGACTATTAGGTACAAGGATTCTCTAAATGGCAAAAACAGAGTTTTACGAATTGGGATTGCAGCACCGAGCTATAATAAAGGATCTCCTATTTTGGCAGTGGATGTAAATGATAATTTAATCAATGAATTCCACTATAGAAACGATCAATCTATTTATCGCAGTGCACCGCAGAGTGGAAATTTTCATTCCGAAAACATAATAATACCGGGAGATCTCGTTACCGAAGGAGATAATCTCATAAGCTTAACGATTCGTCAAGGATCTGTTATGTATGATAGTATCAATCTCTCAGACAATCAGTTTTGA